A region of the bacterium genome:
AGCCCGCCGCCGAGGTGTCCGCTTGACCCGGTGGCCGGGATGGTGAAATTGATCATCTGGGCGGCGAAGATGAACGCTCCGAGGACACCCATTAGGGGGATCCTCCTGTCGTCCATCCCGTCACGGAGCTTTCGGGAAGAGTAACCGATGAGGCCGGCCGTGGCAGCCCACGCTGTCCCGCCCACCGCGGGTGAAAGGAGTGCGTCAGCCATGTGCATGATGAACCTCCGGAAGGACAGTATTCGTGTTACGAATTATAATTTTCGTAACACTATATACATCAGAATGTCAACGGAGGTTACACACCCGAAATCCGCAATTGGTTTGGGCCGACCCCGAAGCCCAAACCAAAGGACATTTCCGGCGGATTTCGGGTATGGTTCCCCCTCCGGAACACGTTACCCGACTACGGGACTGTCGTTCCCCTTCCGAAACTCACCCAAGAACGAGGATAGAAGGAAATTGCAGGGCACTCCATCAATCTTCTGAACCTACTCCGCTACCAGATATAGTTTTCGAATTCGGTTCACTCGCCTGCGGTTTACCCCGAGATCCCACTTGCCCGTCCTCGACGCTGAGCGCACGTGGATGACCCCCTCATTATCAGAGAGAACAAACAGGACATCGTCGACGAAACCCAGGAAGGATCGGAACTCGACCTGGAGCATTGTCCCGGAGTCAGAAACGATGGTCGTTCGAGGTATGGATGATACGACCCTGGTCAGCCGCTCCATGGACATGGCAGGCCCATCAACGACAGGGAGGGGATCCACCCGTTTCGCCACGTCGGTGGACTGGCTGGACACACAGTTGGGAGTGCCGGGGCATGGAGGCAATAGACTCTTTTCGGTTATCATGGAATCTCCAATTCCGTATCCACACCATCCTGGCATGAAAAAGATCAGCAGGAAAACGGGCAACTGGCGCCGGAACATGGAGAAAATCACAGAACCAGAGCACAAAGGAGTTCTGCCGATCATCTTCGCACTTCGCACTTTGTACTTCGCGCTGCCGAGCCGCGCAACGCGCGGCCTACCAGCCTCCTCCCCCTCCACCCCCTCCGCCGCCGCCGGAGCTGCCCCCGCCTCCAAACCCGGAAGAGGAGCCTGGAGCCTGCGCGGATGATGAGATGGCCGAGGAGAAGGAGGACGCCAGGTTTGAGCTGAACTGCCCCGTGTTCATTCCGTCCCAGTGGCGTCCATGATACCAGCTTGGGGAATAATCCTCGTGGGCCGCGGCCCTGTAAAGAACACCGGCGAACTTCTCCGACCACTGCTGGTCCACCTCCAGGGCAAGGGCGTAGGGCAGGTACTTCTCGAACAGCTCCGGGGTCTTGTCTGGAGGGTGGAGTTTTTCCAGGCGGTGTTCTTCGGCTGTGGAAAGATACATTTTAAAACCTTCCACCTTGTCCATGACCCGTCGGCCCAGGCTTGTGGGCGCCTTGAGAAGAAGGTAGAAGACGATATTCACCGCGACATATAAGAAGATCGTGGCGATGAACACAAAGGATGTTGAAGCGCCAAAAGCACTCGTGGCCATGACCAGGAAGAAGGTGAAGATGGCGGCCATGAAATACTTCCTGGTTTTCCACAGGGCAAAGGTGGCTATGGACCAGGGCATAAGCCACAGGACGATAAAGAGGGTGGGCGGTCCACCCGGCCTCATTCTCCCCGTAAAACCGGACAGGAAAAGGGCCGCCAGGGTGATGAGGACTCCGGGCACCATGTAACCCGCGTTATTTGCAAAATGGGCCTTCCGGTACTCGCCTTCCAGCATCTCCTTGAGGGCTTCGACGGCGCCTGAGATCTTCTGGTGGTTCTTCTGCTCCAGCTTGAGGGTCATGCTGTTTCCCGGGAACAGCTTTCTGGCGATCTTCTGCTCTCCCTTCGACAGGGCGGCCTTTGGCTCTTTACTCGTCCTTTTCAGGGTGTAGGTCCTGATCAGCCCCAGCGCCTTTGTGTCATCGTGGATGGTAATGTAACCTTTAACCGCTAAATTAATGATCGCACTCGCAAGAGTGCGATCGTCGAACCCCATTTCCATGATGTAACGCATGGCTGCGGGGGACATATCCCCCGGTGGCGTGAATTGGGGGATGACTGTACCCTTTTCCGGGTCCTTCCCCACCTTTATCCAGACGATGACATAGTAAAGGATGAGTAGGACAAGACCCGCCACGCTGGAAACCAGGTGTCCGTTGTCACCCAGGAACTGCCGGGTCTTTTCTGTCCTGTCGGGCTCAGCGATAACTCCCTTGGGCCACCCGAGGACGATGGTCAGCCCCTCCCGGGAGTTCAGGGGCCGTCCGCCGGTAAAACGCGCCTTGCCCGGGCCGGCGGCCTCCCAGGTGACATTCCTATCCCGACTTCCCTGGGGACCGACGTACCCTTCCATCCTCAGAACATCTGAGGAAACAGGCTCCGGAAGTGTTACCGTGGCTGTTGCCTCGCGGATAACAAAATCCCAGCCGTTGCCGGTCACGTTCCAGTAAAGCTCGTCGTGACTTTCGAAAAACCCCAACTGCCGGTCTGTGCGGTAGGAGATGGTGTAGGTGTATTCAGCGGGTTTCAGGAAAACCGACTTCTGACCAAGGTAGACCCGCACCCCGTTGCTGAGGCTTTCCGTGTGATACGGTTCGGGGTGTCCGTCCCGCTCTACGGAGAGGAGGTCGAACCCGATGGTGACCCGGTTGCCGGCCCTGTCACGGTAGGTGATGGGAAAGTCCCTGTAGATCCCTCGCTTGATCTGGTCCCCTTCGGCGCGGACCTTGATCGTTTCGGTCACCGTCATGGAACCGTCCGAGGCAACCTCGATATCACTGTGCCAGTCGAGGATCTCTTCGACGGCGGCGCTTGTTCCCGGGAAGAGAAGGACAAGGCCAGCCAGTAGGGCGAGGGTCGTTACAGAGCGTCGGGCGGCCATCAGAACTGGACCTTCGGCGCCTCCCGCTCGGTGGCAAGCTCGATCTCGAAATACTCGGCGGGAGGGAACCTGAAGGCGTTGGCGATGAGGTTGGACGGGAACGACTGGACCAGGATGTTCATGTCCCTGGCCGCTCCGTTGTAGTAGCGCCTCGAGAACTGGATCTGCTCCTCGATCTCGGCGAGCTGTCCCTGAAGATCCAGGAAGTTCTGGTTGGCCTTCAAGTCCGGGTATGCCTCAGCAAGGGCAAAGACCTGCCGCAGCATCCCGGTGAGGGCCGTTTCGATGGGAGCCTTCTCGGCGGCTGTCTGTGCCTTACCGGCCGCGTTTCTAAGCTCCACGACCCTGGTCAGGACCCCCTCCTCGTGACTGGTGTACCCCTTGATCGTCTCTACAAGGTTGGGGATGAGATCGTAGCGGCGCTTGAGCTGGACGTCGATGCCGCTCCACCCTTCCAGTACGAGGTTCTTGTTTCTCACCAGCCTGTTGAAGACAGCCACCGCCCACAGGACGGCAAGAACGATGACACCAAGAATGATCAGACCGACCATGGCCCGCTCCTTTCCCTGGAAAACCTGTTAC
Encoded here:
- a CDS encoding DUF1499 domain-containing protein, which encodes MITEKSLLPPCPGTPNCVSSQSTDVAKRVDPLPVVDGPAMSMERLTRVVSSIPRTTIVSDSGTMLQVEFRSFLGFVDDVLFVLSDNEGVIHVRSASRTGKWDLGVNRRRVNRIRKLYLVAE
- a CDS encoding DUF2207 domain-containing protein, whose product is MAARRSVTTLALLAGLVLLFPGTSAAVEEILDWHSDIEVASDGSMTVTETIKVRAEGDQIKRGIYRDFPITYRDRAGNRVTIGFDLLSVERDGHPEPYHTESLSNGVRVYLGQKSVFLKPAEYTYTISYRTDRQLGFFESHDELYWNVTGNGWDFVIREATATVTLPEPVSSDVLRMEGYVGPQGSRDRNVTWEAAGPGKARFTGGRPLNSREGLTIVLGWPKGVIAEPDRTEKTRQFLGDNGHLVSSVAGLVLLILYYVIVWIKVGKDPEKGTVIPQFTPPGDMSPAAMRYIMEMGFDDRTLASAIINLAVKGYITIHDDTKALGLIRTYTLKRTSKEPKAALSKGEQKIARKLFPGNSMTLKLEQKNHQKISGAVEALKEMLEGEYRKAHFANNAGYMVPGVLITLAALFLSGFTGRMRPGGPPTLFIVLWLMPWSIATFALWKTRKYFMAAIFTFFLVMATSAFGASTSFVFIATIFLYVAVNIVFYLLLKAPTSLGRRVMDKVEGFKMYLSTAEEHRLEKLHPPDKTPELFEKYLPYALALEVDQQWSEKFAGVLYRAAAHEDYSPSWYHGRHWDGMNTGQFSSNLASSFSSAISSSAQAPGSSSGFGGGGSSGGGGGGGGGGGW
- a CDS encoding LemA family protein gives rise to the protein MVGLIILGVIVLAVLWAVAVFNRLVRNKNLVLEGWSGIDVQLKRRYDLIPNLVETIKGYTSHEEGVLTRVVELRNAAGKAQTAAEKAPIETALTGMLRQVFALAEAYPDLKANQNFLDLQGQLAEIEEQIQFSRRYYNGAARDMNILVQSFPSNLIANAFRFPPAEYFEIELATEREAPKVQF